From Chryseobacterium sp. IHB B 17019, one genomic window encodes:
- a CDS encoding DUF6705 family protein translates to MKNIILILFAITTSSCNAQNLPLSTKYSQIPNNAHIKDLNNDLNKYVGSWNASVGDKQIHLYITKQEDRPINLISKSYYSDVLVIKYEILVNNQIVESTKNYTLENANITSMDLDIDGSIIFDYEGGKCGVGWGMIDVTYIDSTHLKWNYIPESTVITNINCPDYPAGGIKINLPDEPKDIIFTKQ, encoded by the coding sequence ATGAAAAATATAATTTTAATTCTATTTGCAATAACTACATCTTCATGTAATGCTCAAAATTTACCATTAAGCACGAAATATAGTCAAATTCCCAATAATGCACATATAAAAGATTTAAATAATGACTTAAACAAATATGTGGGAAGTTGGAATGCTTCTGTAGGAGATAAACAAATACATCTTTATATTACAAAACAAGAAGATCGGCCTATTAATTTAATAAGTAAAAGTTACTATAGTGATGTCTTGGTAATTAAATATGAAATTTTAGTTAATAATCAAATAGTAGAGAGTACAAAGAATTATACTCTTGAAAATGCTAATATCACTAGTATGGATTTAGATATTGATGGTTCTATAATTTTTGATTATGAAGGAGGAAAATGTGGTGTTGGTTGGGGAATGATTGATGTAACATACATCGATTCAACACACTTGAAATGGAATTACATACCAGAATCAACAGTTATTACTAATATAAATTGTCCAGATTATCCTGCCGGAGGTATAAAAATAAATTTACCGGATGAACCTAAAGATATAATTTTTACAAAACAATAA
- a CDS encoding helix-turn-helix transcriptional regulator → MKKDFYLTRYALIIKRLESSPATYSQLEDYLLNSFEFQDAGIKSYSIRTLQRDIREISDLFNLSIHNKKKGDNRYYIESRPIMEVDEYNQKLLESFQVSNALNLHPDFSNFIFFESRKPTGVENFYDLFFAIRNKRIVSFEHYNYKNKLMTSRKVHPLALKESKDRWYLIAIDTKDKVLKSFGLDRINYLDVSDKQFREKYKYNFREHFKNAFGVMNLTEQNPQKIVMKCSRHQGEYIKSFPLHQSQKETKETPEEIFFEFFLHPTYDFMQEILSYGKEVQVLEPKGLVEDIRNHLQESLNRYLES, encoded by the coding sequence ATGAAAAAAGACTTTTACCTGACAAGATATGCCTTAATTATAAAAAGATTAGAAAGTTCTCCGGCTACCTATTCGCAGCTGGAGGACTATCTACTCAACTCCTTCGAATTTCAGGATGCGGGGATCAAGAGCTACTCTATTCGTACCTTGCAGCGGGATATTCGGGAGATTTCGGATCTTTTTAATCTTTCCATTCATAACAAAAAAAAGGGTGACAACCGATATTATATCGAGAGCCGTCCGATCATGGAAGTAGATGAATACAATCAGAAACTACTCGAATCTTTTCAGGTAAGCAATGCCCTGAATCTTCATCCGGATTTCTCAAATTTCATCTTCTTTGAATCCAGAAAACCAACCGGTGTCGAAAATTTTTACGATTTATTTTTCGCGATCAGAAATAAAAGAATCGTTTCTTTTGAGCATTACAATTACAAAAACAAGCTGATGACTTCGCGAAAAGTTCACCCTTTGGCATTAAAAGAGTCCAAGGACAGATGGTATCTTATTGCGATCGATACAAAAGATAAAGTCTTAAAATCTTTCGGATTAGACAGAATTAATTATCTCGATGTAAGCGACAAACAATTCAGGGAAAAGTATAAATACAATTTTAGAGAACATTTTAAAAATGCTTTCGGAGTAATGAATCTTACTGAGCAAAACCCTCAGAAAATCGTTATGAAATGCAGTCGCCATCAGGGAGAATATATCAAAAGTTTCCCTCTTCACCAATCCCAAAAAGAAACAAAGGAAACACCGGAAGAGATATTTTTCGAGTTTTTCCTACACCCTACCTACGACTTTATGCAGGAAATTTTATCCTATGGAAAAGAAGTTCAGGTATTAGAACCGAAAGGTTTAGTTGAAGATATTCGCAATCATTTGCAGGAATCTCTTAACCGCTATCTGGAAAGCTAG
- a CDS encoding leucine-rich repeat domain-containing protein, whose protein sequence is MKTKEELKLYFENGDKPTQEQFWQWMDSYWHKDEKITQDSTEYYERVIPFLINDNLQGSAIQLFIPKNTKKIISGAYLYSGMSYQIIKVIFNEGLEEIEISAFNNQNIKSIVTPSTLKIIGQSAFAYQGNVINGSDSLEAITLNEGLVKIEDSAFNCPRSTVKDLYIPGSVQIVGQNAFAIPSLETVSAPTGLDLSNAGIPATATITYR, encoded by the coding sequence ATGAAAACAAAAGAAGAACTAAAACTCTATTTTGAAAATGGAGATAAACCAACGCAAGAGCAGTTTTGGCAGTGGATGGATTCTTACTGGCATAAGGATGAGAAGATTACACAGGATTCTACTGAATATTACGAAAGAGTAATTCCTTTTTTGATAAATGACAATTTACAGGGTTCGGCTATTCAGCTTTTCATTCCTAAAAATACTAAAAAAATTATTAGTGGCGCTTATCTCTATTCGGGAATGTCATACCAAATAATAAAGGTAATTTTTAATGAAGGGCTTGAAGAAATAGAAATATCTGCATTTAATAACCAAAATATTAAAAGTATTGTAACTCCGTCAACATTAAAAATCATTGGCCAATCAGCATTTGCATATCAAGGAAATGTTATCAATGGCTCAGACTCGCTCGAAGCAATTACTTTGAATGAGGGATTAGTAAAAATAGAAGACTCTGCTTTTAATTGTCCTAGAAGTACTGTAAAAGACTTATACATTCCTGGCTCGGTACAAATTGTCGGTCAAAATGCTTTTGCAATCCCTTCCCTTGAAACTGTTTCCGCTCCTACTGGGTTGGATTTAAGTAACGCAGGAATTCCTGCAACAGCCACAATTACATATAGATAA
- a CDS encoding type III pantothenate kinase yields the protein MNSIVINIGNSNIRFGLFDDDNCDISWVINTKPYRTADELYVQMLMLYQTYKVEPKAISKVIIGSVVPQLTKVMNSAIKKIHDITPVIVDRNTPSGVVAKSKQMGTDIYANLVAAHNMYPDRKKIVLDFGTALTASCVAEDGETLGVIIAPGIVTALNSLISQTAQLPEIELKKPKTVLGLDTVTCMQSGMVYGFLGMVEGFIDRINDEVNDDCFVVATGGVSHVYKPLTDKIHIMDRLHTLKGLYFLGKDI from the coding sequence ATGAATTCAATCGTAATAAACATAGGAAACAGCAATATCAGGTTTGGGCTTTTTGATGATGACAATTGTGATATTTCGTGGGTTATCAATACTAAGCCTTACAGGACGGCGGATGAATTGTATGTTCAGATGCTGATGCTGTATCAGACGTATAAAGTGGAGCCTAAAGCAATCAGCAAAGTAATTATCGGTTCCGTTGTTCCTCAGCTTACCAAGGTGATGAATTCGGCGATTAAGAAAATCCATGATATTACTCCGGTGATTGTCGACAGGAATACCCCTTCAGGAGTGGTCGCAAAATCTAAGCAGATGGGAACGGATATTTATGCCAATCTCGTTGCTGCTCACAATATGTATCCGGACAGAAAGAAAATTGTCCTTGATTTCGGGACGGCTCTTACGGCAAGCTGTGTTGCGGAAGACGGTGAAACGCTTGGCGTAATCATTGCTCCCGGAATTGTAACAGCCTTAAATTCCCTGATCAGCCAAACCGCCCAACTTCCGGAAATCGAATTGAAAAAACCAAAAACAGTTTTAGGACTAGACACCGTAACCTGTATGCAAAGCGGTATGGTATATGGGTTCTTAGGAATGGTGGAAGGTTTTATCGACCGTATCAATGATGAAGTAAATGATGATTGCTTTGTTGTAGCAACAGGCGGAGTTTCCCATGTCTACAAACCCTTAACGGATAAAATCCACATAATGGACAGGCTTCATACGTTGAAAGGACTTTACTTTTTAGGAAAAGATATTTAG
- a CDS encoding nucleoside deaminase, giving the protein MFTDEYFMKMALNEAEIALEKDEVPIGCVVVSNNRVIARAHNLTETLNDVTAHAEMQAITSAANFLGGKYLKNCTLYVTLEPCVMCSGALSWAQISKVVIGARDEQRGFINKNLSLHPKTEIVTGIMEYECSLIVKEFFKSKR; this is encoded by the coding sequence ATGTTTACCGACGAATATTTCATGAAAATGGCTCTCAATGAAGCCGAAATCGCATTAGAAAAAGATGAGGTTCCTATTGGTTGTGTGGTTGTTTCCAACAATAGGGTGATTGCAAGAGCACATAATCTTACGGAAACTTTAAATGACGTCACCGCTCACGCAGAAATGCAGGCCATTACTTCCGCAGCCAATTTTCTTGGCGGAAAATACCTGAAAAACTGTACTCTTTATGTGACTTTGGAGCCTTGTGTGATGTGTTCCGGAGCCCTTTCCTGGGCGCAGATTTCAAAAGTGGTTATTGGAGCCAGGGACGAACAGCGGGGCTTTATCAACAAAAATCTTTCCCTTCATCCTAAAACAGAAATTGTAACCGGAATTATGGAATACGAATGTTCTTTGATTGTGAAAGAATTTTTTAAATCAAAACGTTAA
- a CDS encoding GNAT family N-acetyltransferase yields the protein MKEFPRIETERLILSQLKEEDLPFIVDYLQDKIFSDLTSNIPYPYQREDAEIWLKMSKEGFETRKGFTFAIRDKEEKIIGAIGLHDREDGKAELGYWIAKPFWNNGFVTEAARVILDFGFKELYFNKIFATHFPHNPASGKIMEKIGMQKESVLKQHIKKGEEYYDIVMYSIVKK from the coding sequence ATGAAAGAATTTCCAAGAATAGAAACAGAAAGACTCATTCTCTCTCAATTGAAAGAAGAGGATCTTCCTTTTATTGTTGATTATTTGCAGGATAAAATTTTTTCTGATCTTACTTCCAATATTCCTTATCCTTATCAAAGAGAAGATGCTGAAATTTGGTTAAAAATGTCAAAAGAAGGCTTTGAAACCAGGAAAGGATTTACATTTGCCATTCGTGATAAAGAGGAGAAAATCATCGGAGCCATCGGGCTTCATGACCGGGAAGACGGGAAAGCCGAATTGGGCTATTGGATTGCAAAACCCTTCTGGAACAATGGTTTCGTAACGGAAGCGGCAAGAGTGATTCTTGATTTTGGGTTTAAAGAATTATATTTCAACAAAATTTTTGCGACACACTTTCCTCACAATCCTGCGTCCGGAAAAATCATGGAAAAAATAGGCATGCAAAAGGAATCTGTTTTAAAGCAACACATCAAAAAAGGTGAAGAATATTACGATATTGTGATGTATTCTATTGTTAAAAAGTAA
- a CDS encoding M1 family metallopeptidase, protein MKKSVAILFAFIISQFQAQQGPYYQQAAKYKMNIDVNAEKFTYTGNQTLEYTNNSPDELKVVYFHLYWNAFKPNSMMDQRVANQGKNGDSRLQKDGISRLASIPKDQEGTQNIHWIKQNGKDLKFEIQETIMKVYLAEPIKPNSTTTFTMDWDAVIPQQIRRSGRNNKEGVDMTMTQWYPKIAEYDYDGWATFDYVGREFHAPFADFDVTIKINKDYVIGAGGILENPAEVKGYDPNAKIKAEKNKTIWRWTAKNILDFAWSADKDYIVKSFDVPQGPKVFFVYQNNDKTKVWEQAQPYVTKYFQLMNSHFGKYVYPTYAFIQGGDGGMEYGMCTMILGEAKDIQGLMGLMAHEGAHSWYQQMLATNEPMRPWMDEGFTSYAETFVMSQLFPEDLPNPFAKSVDGYRNFIKKGIEEPAVWFGDHHDNGTSYSYASYVKGELYLVQLGYIMGEQNLAETLKQYYDQWSMKHPSDRDFLHIAQKVSGMDLKWFQNYWINTTKTIDYGIKDVKYDAKSTTITLVNKGQIPMPIDFSVMTTDKKIITYQIPMNMTHTWKEKDAYGEFKTIPYWPWTQKEYTVIVPYTKAQLAVLGIDFSQRIADVNLEDNFVEVK, encoded by the coding sequence ATGAAAAAATCGGTTGCAATCCTGTTTGCATTTATCATTTCACAATTTCAGGCGCAGCAAGGTCCTTATTATCAGCAGGCTGCGAAATATAAGATGAACATTGATGTAAATGCAGAAAAATTTACTTACACTGGAAATCAGACATTGGAATACACCAACAACTCACCGGACGAACTGAAAGTTGTCTATTTCCACTTGTACTGGAATGCTTTCAAACCAAATTCTATGATGGACCAAAGAGTGGCAAATCAAGGGAAAAATGGTGATTCAAGATTGCAGAAAGACGGAATTTCAAGATTGGCTTCTATTCCTAAAGATCAGGAAGGAACGCAAAATATTCATTGGATCAAACAAAATGGTAAAGATCTGAAGTTTGAAATTCAGGAAACGATCATGAAAGTGTATCTGGCAGAACCGATTAAGCCAAATTCAACCACAACTTTTACGATGGATTGGGATGCCGTGATTCCGCAGCAGATCAGAAGAAGCGGTAGAAATAACAAGGAAGGTGTTGATATGACCATGACGCAATGGTATCCGAAAATTGCGGAGTACGATTATGATGGCTGGGCAACGTTTGATTATGTAGGAAGGGAATTCCATGCGCCGTTCGCAGATTTTGATGTTACCATTAAAATCAATAAAGATTATGTAATCGGAGCCGGAGGAATCCTTGAAAACCCGGCAGAAGTAAAAGGCTATGATCCAAACGCAAAAATTAAAGCCGAAAAAAATAAAACAATATGGAGATGGACGGCGAAAAATATACTAGATTTTGCATGGAGTGCCGACAAAGATTATATTGTGAAAAGTTTTGATGTTCCGCAAGGCCCGAAAGTGTTTTTTGTATACCAGAATAATGATAAAACGAAAGTTTGGGAACAGGCTCAGCCTTATGTGACAAAATATTTCCAGTTGATGAATTCTCATTTCGGGAAATATGTTTACCCCACTTACGCTTTCATCCAGGGAGGTGATGGTGGAATGGAATACGGAATGTGCACGATGATTTTGGGTGAGGCGAAAGATATTCAGGGGTTAATGGGACTGATGGCTCACGAAGGTGCTCACTCTTGGTATCAGCAGATGTTGGCTACGAATGAGCCGATGCGTCCGTGGATGGATGAAGGGTTTACAAGCTATGCCGAGACTTTTGTGATGTCGCAATTGTTTCCGGAAGATCTCCCGAATCCGTTTGCAAAATCAGTGGATGGTTATAGAAATTTCATTAAAAAAGGAATCGAAGAACCGGCCGTTTGGTTTGGCGACCACCATGATAACGGGACTTCTTACTCTTATGCTTCTTACGTGAAAGGGGAGTTGTATCTGGTGCAGTTGGGTTACATTATGGGAGAGCAGAATTTAGCTGAAACATTGAAGCAGTATTATGATCAATGGAGTATGAAGCATCCGTCTGACAGGGATTTCCTGCATATTGCCCAAAAAGTTTCGGGGATGGATTTGAAATGGTTCCAGAATTATTGGATCAACACGACAAAAACGATCGATTACGGAATTAAAGACGTAAAATACGATGCAAAATCCACAACCATCACTTTGGTGAATAAAGGACAAATTCCGATGCCTATTGATTTCAGTGTAATGACAACAGATAAGAAAATTATCACGTACCAGATTCCAATGAATATGACACACACCTGGAAGGAAAAAGATGCGTACGGCGAGTTTAAGACAATTCCTTACTGGCCGTGGACACAGAAAGAATACACGGTGATAGTTCCTTATACAAAAGCCCAGTTGGCGGTATTGGGAATTGATTTCAGCCAGAGAATTGCTGATGTGAATTTGGAGGATAATTTTGTTGAGGTGAAATGA
- a CDS encoding DUF6909 family protein — protein sequence MTNSRARETTEAIERLYISMRHLFYRGFFKPAGVSGESIRSLLKTINPEIYGSMNIPSKLELDGLMYVLDRLPEGIEECAFIHLTSDEGFDKGSFEPIVPKKRRRNCYRIDEHQMNIEVLLGRSEIYDILTHLTFLFIEADKIRNLAFIQDENWKPTRAFKIIEEVVKGEKKFSRREKEVALIHLSSLIGRTFDETLNAYNTFGDDSNPDRLFKIIYNLGKVSLEDAKQTREREIHFSAILKERVGHHYFGEKWANKVKEVLFENDLHMRPLHIISANMHSVKNMLYANDALKKKDPKEVDYKLYGDISDKKELRDKVSKYALEEGLIYINDKSGSNIDVQIIDLSKTNLKNTPFGHIKYGGDDVIMVFDYAFGEQAFEVMDELLRPFEQKEEVYMMKVKSVSIMGKAGILAGGKGDIMIPTAHIFEGTADNYPFENALKLDDFIDDELQAFEGPMITVLGTSLQNRDILSYFMNTSWKAIGLEMEGAHYQKAIQVASKIRHHIAPDLFVCYAYYASDNPLETGSTLSSGGLGLTGVKPTYLITLRILEKILQHGKKEVSIKK from the coding sequence ATGACAAATTCTAGAGCAAGAGAAACAACGGAAGCAATTGAAAGATTGTATATTTCTATGAGACACCTCTTTTACAGAGGTTTTTTTAAACCCGCCGGTGTTTCAGGAGAGAGTATCAGAAGTTTGTTGAAGACCATTAATCCGGAAATTTACGGAAGCATGAATATTCCGAGCAAATTGGAATTGGATGGTTTGATGTACGTTCTGGACAGGCTTCCGGAAGGGATTGAAGAATGCGCTTTTATTCATCTTACATCAGATGAAGGTTTTGATAAAGGAAGTTTCGAGCCAATAGTACCTAAAAAAAGACGAAGAAACTGCTACAGAATCGATGAGCATCAGATGAACATTGAAGTTCTTCTAGGACGTTCGGAAATCTATGATATTCTTACTCACCTTACATTTTTATTTATAGAAGCGGATAAAATTAGAAATCTGGCCTTCATTCAGGATGAAAACTGGAAACCGACACGCGCTTTTAAAATTATTGAAGAAGTAGTAAAAGGCGAAAAAAAATTCAGCAGAAGAGAAAAAGAGGTTGCTCTTATTCATTTATCTTCTTTAATAGGAAGAACTTTTGATGAGACATTAAATGCTTACAATACTTTCGGGGATGACAGCAATCCGGACCGTTTATTTAAAATCATCTACAACTTAGGAAAAGTAAGCCTGGAGGATGCAAAACAGACGAGAGAAAGGGAAATTCATTTCAGTGCGATATTAAAGGAAAGGGTAGGACATCATTATTTTGGTGAAAAATGGGCCAACAAAGTGAAAGAAGTTTTGTTTGAAAACGATCTTCACATGCGTCCGCTGCATATCATTTCTGCCAACATGCACTCGGTGAAAAATATGCTGTATGCAAACGATGCTTTAAAGAAAAAAGACCCTAAAGAAGTTGATTACAAATTATACGGAGATATTTCTGATAAAAAAGAACTTCGCGACAAGGTTTCAAAATATGCTTTGGAAGAAGGTTTGATCTATATTAATGACAAGAGCGGAAGTAATATTGATGTTCAGATTATTGATTTAAGCAAAACAAATCTTAAGAATACTCCTTTCGGACACATAAAATACGGTGGAGACGATGTGATCATGGTTTTCGATTATGCTTTCGGCGAGCAGGCTTTTGAGGTAATGGATGAATTGTTGAGGCCTTTCGAGCAGAAAGAAGAGGTGTATATGATGAAGGTAAAATCTGTTTCTATCATGGGGAAAGCGGGAATTCTTGCCGGTGGAAAAGGAGATATCATGATCCCGACCGCCCATATTTTTGAAGGAACGGCAGATAATTATCCTTTTGAAAATGCCTTAAAACTGGATGATTTTATTGATGATGAATTGCAGGCTTTTGAAGGTCCGATGATTACCGTTTTAGGAACTTCACTTCAAAACAGGGATATTCTTTCTTATTTTATGAATACTTCATGGAAGGCAATCGGTCTTGAAATGGAAGGAGCTCATTATCAAAAAGCCATTCAGGTGGCGTCTAAAATCAGGCATCATATTGCACCGGATCTGTTCGTCTGCTATGCGTATTATGCTTCGGATAATCCTCTGGAAACAGGAAGTACGCTTTCTTCGGGAGGTTTGGGACTTACGGGTGTGAAGCCGACTTATCTTATTACGTTGAGAATCTTGGAGAAAATTTTGCAACACGGAAAAAAGGAAGTTTCTATTAAAAAATAG
- a CDS encoding helix-turn-helix domain-containing protein yields MEKIIKKIAEIRSKKGFSYENMAQDLDLSTSAYRKIETGETKLTVERLVDISKILETPLNDLLDTESQKNFNQENKDNAHGFQGFNDNIFNEYSEVSKKLIANYEQQIEELKAEIEELKNK; encoded by the coding sequence ATGGAAAAGATTATCAAAAAGATAGCGGAAATCCGCAGTAAAAAAGGTTTCTCTTATGAGAATATGGCTCAGGATCTTGATCTGAGTACTTCGGCATACCGCAAAATAGAAACAGGAGAAACAAAGCTGACCGTAGAACGATTGGTTGATATTTCCAAAATATTGGAAACTCCGCTTAATGATCTTTTGGATACAGAATCTCAAAAAAATTTTAATCAAGAGAATAAGGATAATGCACACGGATTTCAAGGATTTAATGACAATATCTTTAACGAATATTCTGAAGTTTCAAAAAAGCTGATTGCTAATTACGAACAACAAATCGAAGAACTGAAAGCAGAAATCGAAGAACTGAAAAACAAGTAA
- a CDS encoding leucine-rich repeat domain-containing protein, whose product MKTKEELKLYFENGDKPTQEQFWQWMDSYWHKDEKITQDSIDAIEKVLPLIDNNEFKGVFLSVTFPNYVKKIADQAYFYNGTINQIVELFLNEGLEEIGEYAFFNQNIKKIKTPSTLKTIHPYAFINQVNTYNSNESLDAIYLNEGLVTIGDRAFECPRAQVIKDLYIPSSVQTVGQNAFAIPSLLTVSAPTGLDLSNAGIPATATITYR is encoded by the coding sequence ATGAAAACAAAAGAAGAACTAAAGCTCTATTTTGAAAATGGAGACAAACCGACACAAGAGCAGTTTTGGCAGTGGATGGATTCTTACTGGCATAAGGATGAGAAGATTACACAGGATTCAATTGATGCGATTGAGAAAGTATTACCTCTGATTGATAATAATGAATTCAAAGGAGTTTTCTTATCTGTAACATTTCCTAATTATGTAAAGAAAATTGCAGATCAGGCATATTTCTATAATGGTACTATTAACCAAATTGTAGAATTATTTTTAAATGAAGGTCTTGAAGAGATTGGAGAATATGCCTTTTTTAACCAAAATATAAAAAAGATCAAAACTCCTTCTACGCTAAAAACCATACATCCATATGCATTTATTAATCAAGTAAATACATATAATAGTAATGAATCTTTAGACGCTATTTATTTAAATGAAGGGTTAGTAACTATCGGAGATCGTGCATTTGAGTGTCCTCGAGCACAAGTCATTAAAGATTTATACATTCCAAGCTCTGTACAAACCGTCGGTCAAAATGCTTTTGCAATCCCTTCGCTTCTAACGGTTTCCGCTCCTACAGGACTAGATTTAAGTAACGCAGGAATTCCTGCAACAGCCACAATCACATATAGATAA
- a CDS encoding patatin-like phospholipase family protein, giving the protein MKKTTILSLDGGGIRGIITCIILRYIEEQLQFYDNPNAKLGDYFDLVAGSSTGGLIASIILCPDEHRKAKYSIQKGLELYAEKGGDIFQVSFWERLINPFGLINEKISQDELEKNLNDFFGNLELKELIKPCLITSYDIENRRAKIFNSWKARLSTDNFYVKDVCRATSAAPTYFCPVQIKSMYGQIFSLIDGGMFANNPALCAYAEARKIPFAEALKNHQKANHPTVNDLLIVSIGTGIEARPYSFRKLQKAGKIGWVNPIIDILMSANAETVDYQLCQMFQTLGQRNQKNYYRLNPSLKNASPAMDNVKRSNIENLIQAGLSYIDDNREVLNQIVQKLIKNKI; this is encoded by the coding sequence ATGAAAAAGACAACCATTCTTTCTTTGGACGGAGGCGGAATCAGGGGAATTATCACCTGCATTATTCTGCGTTACATAGAAGAGCAGCTGCAGTTTTATGATAACCCAAATGCAAAATTGGGCGATTATTTCGACTTGGTTGCAGGAAGCAGTACAGGAGGGCTGATTGCGTCTATTATTCTATGTCCCGATGAACACCGGAAGGCAAAATATTCTATCCAGAAAGGATTAGAATTGTATGCTGAAAAAGGTGGCGACATATTCCAGGTTTCTTTTTGGGAACGATTGATAAATCCGTTTGGATTGATCAACGAAAAAATTTCCCAAGACGAGCTTGAAAAAAATTTGAATGACTTTTTTGGAAATTTAGAATTAAAGGAATTGATAAAACCATGTTTGATAACAAGTTATGATATCGAAAACAGAAGGGCAAAAATTTTCAATTCATGGAAAGCCAGATTAAGCACCGACAATTTTTATGTAAAGGATGTCTGTAGAGCGACTTCTGCAGCTCCGACGTATTTTTGTCCGGTTCAGATTAAATCCATGTATGGACAGATTTTTAGTTTGATTGATGGCGGAATGTTTGCCAATAATCCTGCACTTTGTGCTTATGCAGAGGCCAGAAAGATTCCTTTTGCGGAAGCTTTGAAAAACCATCAGAAGGCGAATCATCCGACTGTGAACGATTTACTGATCGTTTCCATCGGAACAGGAATTGAAGCAAGGCCTTATTCTTTCAGGAAACTGCAGAAAGCTGGAAAAATCGGCTGGGTAAATCCTATTATTGATATTTTAATGTCTGCGAATGCCGAAACAGTGGATTATCAGCTTTGCCAGATGTTCCAGACTTTAGGGCAAAGAAATCAGAAAAATTATTATCGACTAAATCCTTCGTTGAAGAATGCTTCTCCCGCGATGGATAATGTAAAGAGGTCAAATATAGAAAATCTGATACAGGCAGGACTGAGTTATATTGATGATAACAGAGAAGTTTTAAATCAAATTGTACAGAAGCTGATTAAAAACAAAATATAA